One Paraburkholderia dioscoreae DNA segment encodes these proteins:
- a CDS encoding lactate utilization protein B: MQVQSMQFKARAGQKLADQRLQQNLTKLSTKFVTARATAMTEIDFPATRAALKERRNRALDNLDVWLETFEREAARRGVTVLFAETTQEAARLIGDIARRHEVKKVIKTKSMVTEEMRLNEVLGQMGVQSIETDLGEYILQINGNEPPSHIIAPVVHKDKDEIADLFAKTHNRPRLTEITDMTREAREMLRPHFMTADMGVTGGNFVVAETGSVVLVTNEGNEGMCTVMPRVHVAVTGIEKVLPTLEDLATAMRLLPRSATGQATANYFSVLTGPRGEGDQDGPEHMYVVLVDGGRTGLIGGDFQEMLRCIRCGACMNHCPVYQKVGGHAYGWVYPGPMGSVLTPSYVGIDKALDLPQAATLCGECNSVCPVGIPLSDLLRKLREKQVERRLRPWKERAGLAVWGFLALHPDAYALFTKLAVRVLERMGGRNRSIARLPLGGAGWTNTREMPAPVGRTFRELYAAQRSHIG, translated from the coding sequence ATGCAAGTCCAATCCATGCAATTCAAGGCACGCGCTGGTCAGAAGCTCGCCGACCAGCGGCTGCAGCAGAACCTGACCAAGCTGTCGACCAAATTCGTCACGGCCCGTGCTACGGCCATGACCGAGATCGACTTTCCGGCCACGCGCGCCGCGCTGAAGGAGCGCCGCAATCGCGCGCTGGACAATCTCGACGTGTGGCTGGAAACCTTCGAGCGCGAGGCTGCTCGGCGCGGCGTGACCGTCCTGTTCGCCGAGACGACCCAGGAGGCTGCGCGGCTCATCGGCGACATTGCGCGCCGGCACGAGGTGAAGAAGGTGATCAAGACCAAGTCGATGGTCACCGAAGAAATGCGCCTGAACGAAGTGCTCGGGCAAATGGGCGTGCAATCCATCGAAACGGATCTGGGTGAGTACATCCTCCAGATCAACGGCAACGAGCCGCCGAGCCACATCATCGCGCCGGTCGTCCACAAAGATAAGGACGAGATCGCGGATCTTTTCGCGAAGACTCACAACCGGCCGCGCCTGACCGAAATCACCGACATGACACGCGAAGCGCGCGAGATGCTGCGTCCGCATTTCATGACGGCGGACATGGGGGTGACGGGCGGCAACTTCGTGGTGGCGGAAACCGGCTCGGTCGTGCTGGTCACGAACGAGGGCAACGAAGGCATGTGCACCGTCATGCCACGCGTGCATGTGGCCGTGACGGGTATCGAGAAAGTGTTGCCCACGCTCGAAGATCTGGCCACGGCAATGCGTCTGCTGCCGCGCTCGGCGACCGGGCAGGCCACCGCGAACTACTTTTCCGTGTTGACCGGGCCGCGCGGCGAGGGCGATCAGGACGGTCCCGAACACATGTACGTGGTGCTCGTCGACGGCGGGCGCACGGGGTTGATAGGCGGCGATTTCCAGGAAATGTTGAGGTGCATCCGTTGCGGCGCGTGCATGAACCATTGCCCGGTGTATCAGAAGGTGGGCGGCCACGCATACGGCTGGGTGTATCCCGGCCCGATGGGTTCGGTGTTGACGCCGAGCTATGTCGGTATCGACAAGGCGCTGGATTTGCCGCAAGCCGCGACCTTGTGCGGCGAGTGCAACAGCGTGTGCCCGGTGGGGATTCCCTTATCGGATCTGTTGCGCAAGCTGCGGGAGAAACAGGTGGAGCGGCGCCTGCGGCCCTGGAAAGAGCGCGCGGGGCTCGCCGTGTGGGGTTTCCTGGCGCTGCATCCCGACGCTTACGCGCTTTTCACCAAGCTGGCGGTGCGCGTGCTGGAGCGCATGGGCGGAAGGAACCGGTCAATCGCCCGGCTGCCGCTAGGCGGCGCCGGTTGGACCAATACGCGGGAGATGCCCGCTCCGGTCGGACGGACGTTCAGGGAGTTGTACGCCGCGCAGCGCAGCCATATTGGCTGA
- the pbpG gene encoding D-alanyl-D-alanine endopeptidase, with protein sequence MKTDMFSSLKVIHGAARSTALSVAASMVIAAAFATPVSAFAATPAATAKTSKHAKAAKKPAAAPAKVSKASKAASAKTVAANDDAPRAGVKRKRVTYTSNGRHHSVVRRVAYEPRPPSVGQAFGLHETPDALMLRSSVAYVIDQNSGEPLFDKNSRAVVPIASITKLMTAMVVLDSKEPMTDQIEVTDEDRDYEKNTGSRLSVGSVLSREDMLHIALMASENRAAAALSRYFPGGRPAFLAAMNAKARQLGMTDTHFENPTGLTSQNVSSARDLVKMVNAAYQYPLIRRFSTDHSYEVYTGKRSLAYNSTNALVRNPTWDIGLQKTGFINEAGECLVMQATIHGRPMIMVLLDSSGKYSRFADATRLRTWLDNGGDQPRITSADAGGSGT encoded by the coding sequence ATGAAAACCGACATGTTTTCGTCGCTAAAAGTGATCCACGGCGCGGCCCGCAGCACCGCTCTGTCGGTGGCCGCCTCCATGGTCATCGCAGCGGCGTTCGCCACGCCCGTGAGCGCTTTTGCCGCCACGCCCGCTGCAACTGCAAAAACCTCCAAACACGCGAAAGCGGCCAAAAAGCCGGCCGCCGCCCCTGCCAAGGTGTCGAAGGCGTCGAAAGCTGCGTCTGCAAAGACCGTAGCCGCTAACGACGACGCGCCTCGCGCGGGCGTCAAGCGCAAGCGCGTAACGTACACGTCGAATGGCCGTCACCACTCCGTGGTGCGCCGTGTGGCGTACGAGCCGCGTCCGCCGAGCGTCGGCCAGGCTTTCGGCCTGCACGAAACGCCGGACGCGCTCATGCTGCGCTCCAGCGTCGCCTACGTGATCGATCAGAACTCCGGCGAACCGCTTTTCGACAAGAATTCACGCGCCGTGGTGCCGATCGCGTCGATCACCAAGCTGATGACCGCGATGGTGGTGCTCGATTCGAAAGAGCCGATGACCGACCAGATCGAAGTCACTGACGAAGACCGCGATTACGAAAAGAACACCGGCTCGCGTCTGTCGGTGGGCTCGGTGCTCTCGCGTGAAGACATGCTGCATATCGCTCTGATGGCGTCGGAAAATCGCGCGGCCGCAGCGCTGTCGCGTTATTTCCCGGGCGGCCGTCCGGCGTTCCTCGCGGCCATGAACGCGAAGGCAAGGCAGCTTGGCATGACCGACACGCACTTTGAAAACCCCACGGGTTTGACGAGCCAGAACGTCTCCAGCGCGCGCGACCTCGTGAAGATGGTCAATGCGGCGTATCAGTATCCGCTGATCCGCAGGTTCTCGACCGATCACAGCTACGAGGTGTACACCGGCAAGCGCTCGCTGGCGTACAACAGCACGAATGCGCTAGTGCGTAACCCGACGTGGGACATCGGTCTGCAAAAGACCGGCTTCATCAACGAAGCGGGTGAGTGTCTCGTGATGCAGGCGACCATTCATGGTCGCCCGATGATCATGGTGCTGCTCGACTCGTCGGGAAAATACTCGCGGTTCGCGGACGCAACGCGTCTGCGCACGTGGCTGGATAATGGTGGCGACCAGCCGCGCATTACCAGCGCGGACGCCGGCGGTTCGGGTACCTGA
- a CDS encoding IclR family transcriptional regulator — protein MSDTNPDPKTSIQVIERMMRLLDALAAHSDPVSLKELAIRTELHPSTAHRILNDMVMCRLVDRSDPGTYRLGMRLLELGNLVKARLSVRDAALTPMRELHRQTGQTVNLSVRQGDEIVYIERAYSERSGMQVVRAIGGRAPLHLTSVGKLFLAADESTRVRAYATRTGLSGHTQNSITDLAKLERELSHVRQQACARDNEELELGVRCIAAGIYDDTGKLVAGLSLSAPADRLQDSWLGQVSQTALMISESLGYRPQPTQDHSPSHHA, from the coding sequence ATGAGCGATACGAACCCGGATCCCAAAACTTCGATCCAGGTGATCGAACGCATGATGCGCCTGCTCGATGCACTGGCTGCGCATAGCGACCCGGTCAGCCTGAAAGAACTCGCCATCCGCACCGAGCTGCACCCTTCCACCGCGCACCGCATCCTGAACGACATGGTTATGTGCCGGCTGGTGGACCGGTCGGACCCCGGCACTTACCGCCTCGGCATGCGCCTGCTCGAACTCGGCAATCTGGTGAAAGCCCGCCTGTCGGTACGCGACGCGGCGCTCACGCCAATGCGTGAACTGCATCGTCAGACCGGCCAGACGGTGAACCTGTCGGTCCGGCAGGGCGACGAGATCGTCTATATCGAACGCGCTTATTCCGAGCGTTCCGGCATGCAGGTGGTGCGCGCCATCGGCGGGCGGGCGCCGTTGCATCTGACTTCCGTCGGCAAGCTGTTTCTCGCCGCGGACGAATCCACCCGCGTACGGGCCTACGCCACGCGCACTGGCTTGTCAGGCCACACGCAGAACAGCATCACCGACCTGGCCAAACTGGAGCGCGAACTGTCTCATGTGCGCCAGCAAGCCTGCGCGCGCGACAACGAAGAACTGGAACTCGGCGTGCGCTGCATCGCTGCCGGCATTTACGACGACACCGGCAAGCTGGTCGCCGGCCTGTCGTTGTCGGCGCCGGCGGACCGTCTGCAGGATTCCTGGCTCGGCCAGGTCAGTCAGACCGCGCTGATGATCTCCGAGTCGCTCGGCTACCGGCCGCAACCCACGCAAGACCATTCGCCTAGCCATCACGCGTAA
- a CDS encoding phasin family protein: MTLLTPEQFAAAQKANFETLFGLTTKAFEGVEKLVELNLQVVKSTLAESQENAQRALSVKDAQELLALQASLAQPVAEKALSYGRHVYEIVSATQGEFARVAEAQFEEQNRKVQSLVENVAKNAPAGSETAVAVMKSAITAANTTYETVHKATKQAVEIAESNFNAAATAASKAASQAAAQASRSAKKAV, from the coding sequence ATGACTCTGCTGACCCCTGAGCAATTCGCCGCAGCCCAGAAAGCCAACTTTGAAACGCTGTTCGGCCTGACGACCAAAGCATTCGAAGGCGTCGAAAAGCTGGTTGAGCTGAACCTGCAGGTCGTGAAATCGACGCTCGCGGAAAGCCAGGAAAATGCCCAACGCGCGTTGTCAGTGAAAGACGCGCAGGAACTGCTGGCACTGCAGGCAAGCCTTGCACAGCCGGTGGCCGAAAAGGCGCTATCGTACGGCCGTCACGTGTATGAGATCGTTTCGGCAACGCAAGGCGAATTCGCCCGCGTCGCGGAAGCGCAATTCGAAGAGCAAAACCGCAAGGTCCAATCGCTCGTCGAAAACGTTGCCAAGAATGCTCCGGCCGGTTCGGAAACCGCCGTCGCCGTGATGAAGTCGGCCATTACCGCCGCCAACACCACGTACGAAACGGTCCACAAGGCTACCAAGCAAGCGGTCGAAATCGCTGAAAGCAACTTCAATGCAGCTGCAACGGCCGCCTCGAAGGCAGCTTCGCAAGCTGCTGCACAAGCATCGCGCTCGGCCAAGAAGGCAGTCTAA
- a CDS encoding (Fe-S)-binding protein, which yields MRVGLFVTCLIDLMRPEIGFSVIKLIEAAGFEVVVPPAQTCCGQPAYNSGERRIARDLAEKTLREFEQFDYVVVPSGSCGGMIRAHYGDLFADDPELMNRFGRLRAKVFELTDFLVNVARVQLQPGEFAGQVTYHDSCSGLRELGVKAQPRALLAQIGVTVNEMKDCEHCCGFGGTFALKYGDISTAIVDEKCANIGASGTGTVVLGDLGCMLNIEGRLRRTGDATTRVLHIAQVLAGDV from the coding sequence ATGCGAGTCGGATTGTTCGTTACCTGCCTGATCGACCTGATGCGTCCCGAGATCGGGTTTTCGGTCATCAAGCTGATCGAAGCCGCCGGTTTCGAAGTGGTGGTGCCACCCGCCCAAACCTGTTGCGGGCAGCCCGCGTACAACTCGGGCGAACGGCGCATTGCGCGCGATCTGGCCGAGAAGACCCTGCGCGAGTTCGAACAGTTCGATTACGTCGTGGTGCCGTCCGGTTCGTGCGGCGGTATGATCCGCGCGCATTACGGCGATCTTTTTGCCGACGACCCGGAACTGATGAACCGCTTCGGCCGGCTGCGCGCCAAGGTATTCGAACTGACCGATTTCCTCGTCAACGTGGCCAGGGTGCAGTTGCAGCCGGGCGAGTTCGCGGGCCAGGTGACGTATCACGATTCCTGCTCCGGATTGCGTGAGCTCGGCGTGAAAGCGCAGCCGCGCGCCTTGCTGGCACAGATCGGCGTGACGGTGAACGAGATGAAGGATTGCGAGCATTGCTGCGGCTTCGGCGGCACGTTCGCGCTCAAGTACGGCGATATCTCCACGGCGATCGTCGACGAAAAATGCGCGAATATCGGTGCGAGCGGCACCGGCACGGTGGTGCTCGGGGATCTCGGCTGCATGCTCAATATCGAAGGCCGCTTGCGGCGTACCGGCGACGCGACCACGCGGGTGCTGCACATCGCACAGGTGTTGGCCGGCGACGTGTAA